Proteins encoded in a region of the Ziziphus jujuba cultivar Dongzao chromosome 3, ASM3175591v1 genome:
- the LOC112492246 gene encoding uncharacterized protein LOC112492246: MAAERGYNDVVYEILENCKSPATAGPNGRNVLHAATIRKDEEMIGRILDQMGDLMLKEPDEMGWTPLHHAANTGYLPAVKLFVKLPIGREAAYMKDTKGNTALHLAAASSCNGRNYKMVYGML, from the exons ATGGCCGCTGAGAGAGGATATAACGACGTCGTCTACGAGATATTGGAGAACTGCAAATCGCCAGCTACTGCCGGCCCAAATGGCAGAAACGTTCTCCATGCTGCAACCATACGCAAAGATGAAG aaATGATAGGAAGAATCCTAGATCAAATGGGAGATCTAATGTTGAAAGAACCAGATGAGATGGGCTGGACTCCATTACATCATGCTGCAAATACGGGATATCTTCCTGCAGTCAAACTGTTTGTAAAATTACCAATTGGTAGAGAAGCAGCCTACATGAAGGATACAAAAGGAAACACTGCTCTTCATCTTGCAGCTGCTTCATCTTGCAACGGACGAAATTATAAAATGGTGTACGGAATGCTGTGA
- the LOC125423261 gene encoding ankyrin repeat-containing protein At5g02620-like, giving the protein MLDECKSPATGGPDGRNVLHAATIRKDEEMIKEILGKMGGKGAQMLEEADEMGWTPLHHAAKMGYLPAVKLLLELPIGREKAAYKKDKQGNTALHLAAALNCKEIISEIINWCPECYELVNEEGRNILHSAVQNNDVYQLAVYTILKTNAFSNLLNEKDAKGNTPLNHIAISLNSDRLDDLIDHPRVDKMAFNKQNRNAFDLASTSKVFAPRKKYFKRRLQKHGLRLGLRIPRLNNEVEENGRENSALNELEKAQNTNLIVAALIATVTFTTGFTVPGAFALTTLAMAAMVAAFVTGTCVIGFTTLPPHVGHGL; this is encoded by the exons ATGTTAGACGAGTGCAAATCACCGGCTACTGGTGGTCCTGATGGCAGAAATGTTCTGCATGCTGCAACCATACGCAAAGATGAAG aAATGATTAAAGAAATCCTAGGAAAAATGGGAGGAAAGGGAGCTCAAATGTTGGAAGAAGCAGATGAAATGGGCTGGACTCCATTACACCATGCTGCAAAAATGGGATATCTTCCTGCAGTAAAACTGCTTCTAGAATTACCAATTGGTAGAGAAAAAGCAGCCTACAAGAAAGATAAACAAGGAAACACTGCTCTTCATCTTGCAGCTGCTTTAAATTGTAAGGAGATAATATCAGAAATTATAAACTGGTGTCCAGAATGCTATGAATTAGTGAACGAAGAAGGCCGGAATATTTTACACTCTGCGGTGCAGAACAATGACGTCTATCAACTGGCAGTGTACACTATACTGAAAACGAATGCATTCAGCAACTTGTTAAATGAAAAGGATGCTAAAGGGAATACACCGCTCAATCACATTGCCATTTCACTTAATAGTGACCGGCTTGATGATCTCATTGACCACCCTAGAGTGGATAAGATGGCATTCAACAAACAAAATCGAAATGCCTTCGACCTTGCTTCCACTTCTAAAGTTTTTGCACCAAGGAAG AAATACTTTAAACGACGTTTGCAAAAACACGGTCTGAGGTTGGGCCTTCGAATACCTCGCTTAAACAATGAAGTGGAAGAAAATGGACGGGAAAACTCCGCTTTAAATGAGCTAGAAAAAGCACAAAACACTAATTTGATAGTTGCTGCACTGATTGCCACAGTAACTTTTACAACGGGTTTTACTGTACCTGGAG CCTTTGCCCTCACTACCTTGGCCATGGCAGCCATGGTGGCTGCATTTGTTACAGGCACATGTGTCATTGGATT TACCACTCTGCCGCCTCATGTTGGACATGGTTTGTGA
- the LOC112492240 gene encoding uncharacterized protein LOC112492240, which produces MDSSSLHEAQKEDGKVIQQINFQEKEDETEDELQQQTDIITYMGYELYWAAERGKINNVMLERRNNLQSLLTPNKNTILHIYITSTSSEDLEQTEFPNAKKETPLHIAARYGHASIVELLIQHAKALHPQNLEGDVEAARQMMRMPNQNQDTAFHEAVRFQHLSVVKILIREDCDFVHSANEEGETPLYMAAERGYSDIVFEILDKCKSPATGGPDGRNVLHASTIRKERGKMGALTLKEADKMGWTPLHHAANMGYFPAVKLFIESPIDREAAYMKDTQGNTALHLAVALNHELTMSEIIK; this is translated from the exons ATGGATTCCTCAAGTTTGCACGAGGCTCAGAAGGAAGATGGTAAAGTTATTCAGCAAATAAACTTCCAGGAAAAAGAGGACGAAACAGAGGACGAATTACAGCAGCAAACAGATATCATCACCTACATGGGATATGAACTATACTGGGCTGCAGAAAGAGGCAAAATCAACAATGTCATGTTGGAAAGGAGAAACAATCTCCAAAGCTTACTCACTCCAAATAAGAACACAATCCTTCATATTTATATCACATCGACTTCTTCTGAAGATCTTGAACAAACAGAGTTT CCCAATGCGAAAAAGGAGACTCCTCTTCACATAGCAGCTAGGTATGGACATGCTTCGATAGTGGAGCTACTCATTCAACATGCAAAAGCTCTTCATCCTCAAAACCTTGAGGGAGATGTAGAAGCAGCCAGGCAGATGATGAGGATGCCTAATCAAAATCAAGATACAGCTTTCCATGAGGCGGTTCGATTTCAGCATCTAAGCGTGGTGAAGATATTGATCAGGGAAGACTGCGATTTCGTACATTCGGCTAATGAGGAGGGTGAGACTCCACTCTACATGGCAGCCGAGAGAGGATACAGTGACATTGTGTTTGAGATATTAGACAAGTGCAAATCACCAGCTACTGGTGGTCCTGATGGCAGAAATGTTCTGCATGCTTCAACTATACGCAAAGAGAGAG GAAAAATGGGAGCACTAACGTTGAAAGAAGCAGATAAAATGGGCTGGACTCCATTACACCATGCTGCAAATATGGGATATTTTCCTGCAGTGAAACTGTTTATAGAATCACCCATTGATCGAGAAGCAGCCTACATGAAGGACACTCAAGGAAACACTGCTCTTCATCTTGCAGTTGCTTTAAATCATGAGTTGACAATGTCGGAAATTATAAAATGA